A portion of the Tiliqua scincoides isolate rTilSci1 chromosome 3, rTilSci1.hap2, whole genome shotgun sequence genome contains these proteins:
- the IL17D gene encoding interleukin-17D → MPPAQVWVLAGLILCGLPFSGLEAFKVSKRPVRARTCADRPEELLEQLYGRLTAGMLSAFHHTLQLEPLEKDHNVSCPAGGRSAMDKKYRLPINLNSVSPWSYRISYDPTRYPKYIPEAYCLCKGCLTGVYGEENFHFRSTPVFMPTVILRRTTSCTGGRYVYTEDYVTIPVGCTCVPDRDKEAEGGNSSIDKQAVKLLTNHNDKPATE, encoded by the exons ATGCCGCCGGCCCAG GTATGGGTGCTTGCAGGGCTTATCTTGTGTGGGCTGCCATTCTCTGGGTTAGAGGCTTTCAAGGTGAGCAAGCGTCCTGTGCGGGCTCGAACCTGTGCCGACAGACCTGAGGAGCTTCTGGAACAGCTGTATGGAAGACTGACAGCTGGCATGCTCAGTGCCTTCCACCATACTCTGCAGCTGGAACCACTAGAAAAGGATCACAACGTCAGTTGTCCAGCAGGGGGCAGATCAGCTATGGACAAAAAGTACCGACTCCCCATCAATCTCAACAGTGTCTCCCCTTGGTCTTACAG AATTTCCTATGATCCAACACGATATCCAAAGTACATTCCTGAAGCCTACTGCCTGTGCAAGGGCTGCCTTACTGGAGTTTATGGCGAGGAGAATTTCCACTTTCGGAGTACTCCGGTGTTTATGCCAACTGTCATCTTGCGCCGGACCACATCCTGTACTGGAGGCCGCTATGTTTATACTGAGGATTATGTCACCATTCCTGTGGGCTGCACCTGTGTACCAGATCGTGACAAAGAAGCAGAGGGGGGCAACTCCAGCATAGACAAGCAAGCTGTGAAATTGCTGACAAATCATAATGACAAGCCAGcaacagaatga